The following coding sequences are from one Paenibacillus stellifer window:
- a CDS encoding ABC transporter permease, with the protein MFIFLYEPISSLSHAGNVVEMAIPLMFAGVSLALLFKMNMFNLGAEGIFYFSGLVAASIAIRSGLGFLHPAVAIIAGGLVGALIMAIPGILKAKWNANELVTSLMFNSILLGVGLYLLNYKLRDAAAFQTASFKFNPDAVLSRIIPGTRIHSGLIIVLLCIVGAHLFMYKTKWGYELRMTGSNREFAEYSGIKTGRVIVYVHLLAGFIAGVGGSVEVLGMHTRFDWTSLPGYGMDGALVAMLAKNNPLAVIGSALFLAYIRVGADMMSRLSDVPAEMISIIQGVILLLVSAEQFLKFWKNRMLLKEAQKNG; encoded by the coding sequence ATGTTCATCTTCCTGTATGAGCCGATCTCCTCTCTGTCCCATGCGGGGAATGTGGTGGAGATGGCGATTCCGCTCATGTTCGCGGGCGTGTCGCTCGCTCTGCTGTTCAAGATGAACATGTTCAACCTGGGAGCTGAAGGGATATTCTATTTCTCCGGCCTGGTGGCGGCCTCCATTGCCATTCGTTCGGGCCTCGGATTCCTGCATCCCGCTGTCGCTATTATCGCGGGAGGGCTTGTAGGTGCGCTGATTATGGCGATCCCCGGCATCCTCAAGGCGAAATGGAACGCCAACGAACTGGTGACCTCGCTGATGTTCAACAGCATTTTGCTGGGAGTCGGGCTGTATCTGCTCAATTACAAGCTCAGGGATGCGGCGGCGTTCCAGACGGCCTCATTCAAGTTCAATCCCGATGCGGTTCTCAGCCGCATTATTCCCGGGACCCGCATCCATTCGGGCTTGATCATCGTACTGCTGTGCATTGTCGGCGCCCATCTGTTCATGTACAAGACCAAATGGGGATATGAGCTGCGGATGACTGGCTCCAACCGGGAGTTCGCGGAATACTCGGGAATCAAGACTGGAAGAGTTATCGTATACGTCCATCTGCTGGCCGGATTTATCGCCGGAGTCGGCGGATCGGTGGAGGTGCTGGGCATGCATACCCGGTTCGACTGGACATCCCTGCCGGGATACGGCATGGACGGCGCACTTGTGGCGATGCTGGCCAAGAACAATCCGCTCGCGGTTATCGGTTCGGCCTTGTTCCTTGCCTACATCCGGGTAGGGGCGGATATGATGTCGAGATTGTCCGATGTTCCCGCCGAGATGATTTCCATTATCCAGGGGGTAATTCTGCTCCTGGTGTCCGCAGAGCAATTCCTGAAATTCTGGAAGAATAGAATGCTGCTGAAGGAGGCGCAGAAGAATGGGTAA